The sequence below is a genomic window from Streptosporangium lutulentum.
CACAACCTCCGGCCCGCGACAGGATGTCTGAACCGCGGTCGCCGGGGGTGGTATCGGAGACACCTTCCCGAATGTCCGGCTTGGGGCCTTCCCACCGCATGAGCACCGGATTCTGTCGTAACGACCTGCCATGATCAGGCCGCCTGGAACCCACTGCGAAGGGAAACGCGATGAGTGGCACGACAGCGGCGGATTACGTCTGGTTCAACGAGCAGTACGGCGACACCCTGGCCGTCTCGGGATTCTGCGTCACCTTCGTCAAGGACCTGACGCCCGTGGAGGCCCTCAACCAGATCGGCGTCGTCATCGAGGAGGGCGCCGACCCCGACGACATCGACGGTTTCGACGAGTATCCCATCGTCGCGAGCGCGGCCGCCGGGGGAACGATCCTCGTCGAGCAGGGCGGCTACTCGTGCAGCCTGGACGATGTGGCGAACCGTCTCTCCCGGGGCACGGTGACAGCGACGGTGTTCCGCAATGTCAACTTCGACCAGGCATTCATCCAGTCCGAGAACGGCAGCGTGGTCCTCACCTTCGACTCGGACATGCCGTACGACCGTAGCTGCCACTCCGACCGGATGCTGTCGCACATGCGCGACCTCGGCATGCCCCTCGAAGAGTCCGACGCCCCGGACCCGAACTACATCCTGACCGCCTTCGCCCTGGCCGAGCGTGCCACCGGCGTACGGCTGCTGCCCGCCCACATCGACAAGCCCACCCTGCTCGGAACGACCGAGCACCTCTGCTGAAGAACGAGCTCTCCACGGCCCGCGCCATCACCTTGTCCTGGGTACTTGTCAGCATCGTGCTGACGTTGTGCCGACCCACGACGGCCTCACTTTTCCTGAATCGCTTGACGGTCTTGTCCTCGCGGCTCAAACTCACGGTGCGCAAGTTCGTACATGCCCAAAGTCCAGGAGATTCTCATGGCGCTACGGTTCTACGGCAAGGGCGGCAGTCAGACCGAAAGCTGCCCCTCGGTACACGGCGACGACGCCGACGGGAGCCTGGTGATCGTTGGCTGGCCGGTAGAGGACCCTGAAGTGATCGCCAAGATCATGGAGGTGAGCCACATCGAGCCTCATGAGCGCGCGTTTCGGGTACCGAAGGAGCTAAAGAAGGCACTTTGGGAGGCATGCGGTGGCCATGATCCAGACTTTGACTGAGCTGTTCTCGAAGGCCCAGCACTCGGTGACGCACCTGGAGTTACGCGACACCTATGGCTCCGGAGGCCCCGGCTATCGCGCGTGGCGCGAGGGGGCCTCGCTGGAGGCCGCCGCCCAGATAGACGAGCCCTTTGTGGCTCCCTGGGTGGAGTTGGTGCGGTCTACCACGGAGCGCGGGGTTACGTTCCGCCGTGCCCGTGTCATCTCAGAACCGGTCACCAAGTACATCCGTTTCGAGCACGCCGCGACCGGTTACTCCAACCTGGCCGGTGGCGAGCAGGTTCGCTGGCTTCCTCGCCCGCAGGCGAGAGGAATTGCAGTACCGGGATGTGACTTCTGGCAATTCGATGACGGGCCGGTGTGCTGGATCTTCCAGACCGGGGAGGGCGATCCGGCCGGTTACGTCCTGTCGGAGGACCCGGACGAGGCCACGTTGTGCTCCACGGCCTTCGAGGCCGTCTGGGAACTGGCATTCGACCATTCGGAGTACGAGCCCTCCTGACGACCACCCCCGCACGTGTCCAACTCACAGTCCAGTAGCGTCCAGCAGGCGCGACGGGCCATCGCTGACAGGCTACGAGAGGTCCTTCGCGATTCGGGCCTGTCCTCCCGGGCGTTGGCTCGGGAGGCCGGCTGGGAAGAGTCGAAGTGTTCTCGGCTCATCAACGGCCGCACTCCGCCCAGCGATGAGGACATCCGCCTCTGGTGCATTATCTGCGGCGTGCCAGAGGAGATCCCAAATCTGATCGCGGCCAGCCGCAACGCAGAGAGCGCCTACCTGGAATGGCGCCGGGTCAGTCGCAGCCAGAGGCACATGCAGGATCTGGCACTGAAGCTGTTCAGCGAGCCCCAGTACCGCTTCTACAGTTCCAATCTGGTTCCCTGGCCCTTGCAGGTGCCCGCCTACATGCGGGCCATCATGCTTCGCTTCAACGATTTTCATCAGTCCACAGCCAACGATGTCGAGGAAGCTGTAAAAGTGCGGCTGGCCCGTCGCCGCTTTCTGAAGGACGGATCACGCAGCTGCGCCCTGATCATTGAAGAATCGGTACTGCGTAACCGGCTTTTTGATGACGATACGACCCTTGACCAGCTTCGGTATCTGCTGGTCGGGATGCGCCAGCCGAACGTCTCACTCGGCATTATCCCTTCGACTGCCCGTCGCATGCAGAAGCTGACCGAGACGTTCCACATATACGGCGAGAAGACGGTGTCCATCGAGCTGACCTCGGCCATGATCACGATCACCCGGCCGTGGGAGATCGATCTCTATGTGAGGTGCTTCAACAGACTCGCCGGGAGTGCTGTCTACGGGGCCGCCGCCGAGGACATCATCAAGGCAGCCATCGAAGCCCTGGAGTAACTGACGTAGAAACTCGTACACACTCGTTGAGCCCTGGAAACCCCCACTCCTACTGTCTGAGTTATGGCATCCGGACAGACCGTGACGGAGTCCCGCGCTGGGGGACATGAAGAGGAACAGGTCTCCGACGCGACGGCGGAAAAGCACGATCAGGAACTGGCCACCGTGCAGCGATTGCTGAACGTTCGGGGAGTTCGCTCATGCCTCATCCACACGATCGCTTTGAGAATGTTCGGTGATGGTCGGCTGCTTCCCCGGGGAAATCTGGGGCTGTATGCGCCCGAGCTGGTCGTTCGCAGCGGTGCCGGGTGGGGGATCACCACGGTAAGCGTGGGGTCGCGTTCCGGCTGCTTCCTGGTGTCGATGCGCAATGGCAGGGGCATCGAAACGGCGCCGTCCGTGGACCCGGAGAAGGTCGCGGACCTGATTCTCTCCGCTCAATTCGGCGGGAGGGTGTGAGGTGGCGCTCAGAGACTGGGACGTCGTCGGTGACATGGCCCTGCGGCACGTCAACGGACAAGCGATCATCGTCAGGAAGGGCCTTCATGGGAGCCTGCCCGTCGCGGTGGCGGTCTGGGAGGCCAGGGAGCAGCAACTGGTGCAGGCCCGGCTGATCGAGCTGGGAAGGCTTGTGGACGGAGCCATGGACCGCCTGCATGCGCGCAGCATCAAGATCGGCCTGGGTGTCTGAAAAGCCCTCTTCGGGATGGGCTTTCTTCCCTGTTGATAGCCCTAACGGGGCCACAACGCAAAAAACGCCCTCGGACCGTAGGCCGAGGCCATGTCTCAGATGGTCGCCGCGTTGGCGCGAGGCTGCACAGGCGTAGCAGGAACAGCGAGCAAAGCTCAATGAGGAGGAACAATGACAGCGACGGCTGCCCCCTGGGGCTTAACCCGGATGACCGAACGTCTTCCCGCAGATCCATCACCGTATGCCGCATTTCGGCTCGACTCTGACACTCAGATCACCAACTTTTACGACGCGCACGGCGCGATCATAGATATGGGTAAGGACAGCACCAGTTCGACCTACCAGACGATCACCACGTCGAAGGGTGGCGGCGGAGACGGCTCAGGGGGCTCCTCCCCGATGGCAGACGACTCTACAAACGACCACCGGTCGGACTAGCGAATGCCGATCTCACCACAGATCGTATTGGTCATCACGTCAATAGAGGACGCCACCGCCAATCTGGTCATCCGGGCGCTGAACGAGCGTCAGGTACAGGTCGCCCGTGTCGACCCCGCCGATATCGGCGCTGACCTGATGTTCAGCGCCCGCATCGACAAGGACCGCACGAAGTGGACTGGGCGGCTCCGAACGCCGAGTCGTGAGATCACACTGGAGGAGGTCGGGGCGGTGTACTACCGCCGCCCCAGCCTCTGGCGCTTTACGGAGCTGGAGCGGCAAGCTCAGCAGTTCGCCGTGACCGAGGCCAGGCACGGGCTGGGCGGACTGCTGGAGAGCCTGCCGGTCTGCCGCTACGTCAACCACCCCGCCGATATCAGTGAGGCCGATTTCAAAGCCACGCAGCTACAGGTGGCCGCCCAGGTGGGTTTCAAAGTGCCTGCCACGCTGATATCGAACGACCCGGAGGCGATCAGGAAATTCGTCGCTGAACATGAGCCAACCATCTACAAATCGTTCCGAGGCGCTCCGTCTACCCTGGATGGTCATGTCGCTGCGATATGGACACAACGGGTAACCCAGCAAGACCTTGACGACTCCTTGTCCGTGACCGCTCACCTCTTCCAAGAGGAAGTGCGTAAGGTCGCCGACGCCAGGGTGACCGTGATTGGTCGAACCGTGTTCGCGAGCAGAATCACCACCCCCGACGGCGCGCTCGACTGGCGCAGCGGCGATTGGGATGCACTGGTCTACGACGCCATCGACGTGCCCAAGCCGATCAAGGACGCTCTACGCGCCTACCTTGACCACTTCGGCCTGGCATTCGGAGCGTTCGACTTCGCTCTTGAAGCGTGCGATTCCTGGACCTTCATCGAATGTAACCCCAACGGGCAGTGGGGCTGGCTGCCCGGCTCCGATGCGATGGCGCACGCTTTCGCTGATGTTCTGTTGGAAGGATGGTGGCCATGAGCGGCATGGCCGCGAAGCTCCGCCTCGCGCTGGCGGATCAGGTCGGTTCTCCCGGCTGGCACGAGGCACTGGAGGCGGTACCGCGCGAGCCGTTCCTGGGCGAGGCCGTCTATCGGGTCGATGAGACCCGTGCCGATCAGTGGTCCCCTGTCCATCGCGCTGAGGTGACCGAGGAAGAGTGGCTGACCCTGGCCTACACCGACGCGACATGGGTGACCCAGGTGGCAGGAGTCCTGGCCGAAGACGCGACCGGCATCGTGACCGGGTCGCCGAGCTCCTCCTCCACATTCCCCAGCCTGGTCGTGCTGATGCTGGAGGCCGCGCAGATCTCCGAAGGTGACAGGGTGCTGGAGATCGGCACCGGCACCGGCTACTCAACGTCGTTGATGTGCCAGAGACTCGGTCAGGAGGCCGTCACCTCCATCGAGTACGACTCGAAGGTCGCCGATCGGGCCAGAAAAGCGATCGCTGAGGTCGGATACGCACCGACCCTGGTCGTGGGTGACGGGCTCCACGGCTATGACGAAAATGCCGAATACGACCGGCTGATCGCCACCTGCTCGGTTCGGACCATCCCTGCGGCATGGATGCGGCAGGTCCGCAAGGGAGGGACCATCACCGCCCCCATATGGGGCTGGATGAGCGGGGTTGCCTTCGCTCACCTGACCTTGGCCGATGAGGGCAGCGCCAGCGGGCACTTCCTCAAGGAGGATCTCTATTTCATGACCGCCCGATCCCACCTGCCGCCGCCGCGACCTCCCCTGGTGACCGGCACCGGAGATGCCAGCCGATCTAAGATCGATCCGGCGATCCTGGAGGACGAGGCGGCCCTGTTCGTCGCCCAGCTCGCCGCACCGGCCGCCCAGCGGTCCATGGTCGGTGACGTAACGATCCTGTTGGATGTCGGCACCGGGTCACGGGCCGACACCAAGCCCAACCCCGACGGCGGATGGACCGTCCACCAGCACGGCCCCGTACGGCTGTGGGATGCGGTAGAGGAAGCCGTCCTGACTTGGCAGGACGCCGGGTCTCCGCATCAGTCGGCGTTCGGGCTCACCGTCACCCGGGATCGCCAGTATGTCTGGCTGGGCGAGCCGAACGGCCGGTCCTGGGACCTGCCCGCCTAGCTCGCCGAAAGCTCCCCCGGCAGAGGTAACGTCAGACGGTCACCAATTACAGACGTCGGCTCTCAATCAAGTTTCTGCCGGGGGGGGTAACTCGATGCAGCCGGATCGCCCGATCTCCTCGCCTGTGCGGAAGAAGACTTCGGTTGATGAGTTGATCAGAGCCAAACGTGCACGGCCGATCCGTTCTGTCGAGGACCTCACCGCCCATACCTTCGAAAGCGATGAGGAACTGGACGAGTTTTTGGCCTTCATCCACTCCGAGCGTCACTTCGACCTCGTGTAGCGCATCCGATTACCACGAGGCCGGGTGGCTCACGCGGGGCGCAGTGAGCGGCTGACGTCTATCCAGCGGTCCAGGAGGGCCGAGGCCGCGCCGGAGTCGACGGCCTCGGCGGTGCGCTTGCACGCCTGCCGGAGCGCCTCGGTGAGAGCGTCCGGAGCCGGGGCGCCCTCGGCCGCCACGACGGCGGCGGCGGCGTTGAGCAGCACGATGTCACGCACCGGCCCCGGTTCTCCCGCCAGCACCGCCCGGGCGATTCGGGCGTTGTACACGGCGTCCGCGCCGCGGAGATCCTCAAGGGCGACGGGGGCGAGGCCCAGGTCGGCGGGGTCGAACCGGGTCTCGGTCACCGTGCCGTGCCGTACGACCCAGACCGTCGAGGGACCGGACGTGGTGAGCTCGTCCAGCCCGTCGTCGCCGCGGAAGACCAGCGAGGAGCCGCCGCGCCCGGCGAGGACGCCCGCGATGACCGCGGCCATCCGAGAGTGGGCGACGCCGACCGCCTGCGCGCGGGGCCGGGCGGGATTGAGCAGTGGGCCGAGGAAGTTGAACACGGTCGGAATGCCGAGCTCGCGCCTCGGACCGGTCGTGTGCCTCAGCGCCGAGTTGAAGAGCGGGGCGAAGCAGAAGGTGATACCGACCTCCTCGGCGACCTGAGCGGTCTGCTCCGGAGGCAGGGAGATGTCCACGCCCAGTTCCTCCAGGAGGTCCGCCGAACCGGAGGAGGACGAGGCCGCCCTGCCCCCGTGCTTGACCATCTTCACGCCGGCGGCCGCCGCGACGACGGCGGCCATGGTGGAGATGTTGACGGTGTGGGCCTGGTCCCCGCCGGTGCCGACCAGGTCGACCAGGTCGCCGGAGATCTCGATCGGGACGCTGTGGCCGAGCAGGCCCTCGGCGAGCCCGGACACCTCGGCGACGGTCTCCCCCTTGGCCCGCAGGGCGACGGCGAATCCGGCGATCTGCGCGCCGGTCGCCGCACCGGTCCTGATCTGGTCCGTCGCCCACGCGATCCGGGCGGCCGACAGCGACTCGCCGTCGAGGAGCGCGCCGAGAAGCGCGGACCAGGTCGTACGGCCCACCGGCGGGCTGGATTGTGCTGCGGTCATCTCTGACGTCTCCGATGTCGAGGACTCGACGCGACGGCTGCCCTCGGAAACGACGACGGCCGCCTCGTCGAGGCGGCCGATGGTGCGCTGGAACCCGGGACCGCCTACGAGGCGGGCCACCACTGGTTCGAACGCGTAGTCACGGTGGAAAAGGTACACCAGGCCCCCGGACCGAGGCAGGCCGAGGCCCGCTACGAACCCGTCCCGGACGCATTCATCCGGTTTCCCGGAGGGTATGTCGACATCAAGTATCTTGACATCGAGACTATCTTCGTGCAGACTCTCCCCCGATGTTTAATCTCTTGATATCGAGATATATTCGATGAGGCGGGAGACACGGCGCCACACAGGGGCGAGCAGGGCCTGACAGGGCGGCTGCGCGATCCGCCGGGCGTCCGCAACGCACGGATCATGCTGCCCGCCCTGACCACGGACCGGACCGGCCCGGGGCTGTGAGCCTCGTCCCCGATCTCCGTTCTCCGTGGGAGGGCGCCCGGACGAAGGAAGAACATGAACGACGTCACCGAATTCGAGGACATCCCCCCGACCACGCTCGCCGATGTCCTGGGACGCGAGCAGGTCATGGATATCGGCATTCGCCCACTGTGGCCCTCGATCCGGCGAGTCGCCGGCCCGGCGTTCACCGTACGGTGCCCTCCGGGTGACAACCTCATGCTTCACGCGGCCATCTATCGCGCGGAGCCCGGCTCGATCATCGTCGTCGAAGCGGGTGACGTGGACTACGCCGTCGCCGGAGGGAACGTCTGTGCCGTCGCTCAACGTCGGGGGATCGCGGCGTTCGTGGTCGACGGGGTGATCCGTGACCTCGCCGAGGTGCGCGAGATGGACTTTCCCGTCTTCGCCAGGGGAGTCATCCCCGTGCCCGGAACCAAGGCGGCCGTCGGGCCGCTCAACGGCCGGGTGCGGTGCGGCGGGGTGGACGTGAGGGCCGGCGACGTCGTGGTGGCCGACGAAGAGGGCATCGTGGTCACTCCCGGCGCCCGTCGGGAGCAGGTGCTCCTCGACGCTCAGACGAGGCTGGCCAAGGAGGCCGGCGAAACCCTCGACGCGTGGGAGGCCGCGCATCGCGCCCGCATCGACAAGATCCTGGGCGAGAACGGCTTCGAATAAAGCAGCCGCGGTTGCGGGCTGTCCGGCATGCGCCGAGCGTGCGCGCCTCGGGTCTGTGGCGTCGTGGCCGGCGCGACGTGGTCCCTACCGAGTCGTCCGGCGATCAGGTGCGGCGCTTGAGCTGCCGGAGGGTGTAACCGTTGCCCGCCGGCTCCAGGGGCTTGGTGGCCTGCTTGAAGAGATACTCGGCCCGTTCGTAGGACAGGCGGCCTCGGCCCGTCTCCGGGCACAGATCTGCCCGCGCCGGGGTACGGGACGGCCCGGGCCTGCGGTCGGCGAGGAACAGGGGACCCCGGGTCCGGCCGCCGACCAGGTCGGGCAGGAGCCGGGCGGTCCCGGAACGCCAGCTCACCCAGGTGTCGCCCGCGCGGGCCCGGCGGTCGTCCAGGTCCAGGTCCTCGACGTTCAGGGACAGGACGGTCCTCACCCCGGCCGCCGACTCGTGCAGGAGCCGCCACAGGGTCCGTTCGCGCAGAGGCAGGTCGGGGCGGCTCCAGAGCGCCTGGAGCTGTGCCGAGCCGATCGTCTCCGTCCGGGGACGGGTCTCGGCACGCCGGTCGAGACCCGCCGCGAGGTGGTCCGAAGACGTCCAGGCGCCGAACGACCGGACGGCCGACCGGTGCCTGTTCCACGTCTTGGCCGCCGCCTCACCCCAGGCCATCGCGAACGCCCGCGCCACCTGGTCGGCGGTCAGGGAGGCCAGCGGCGTCTGATCGCCCAGGGTCAGGCAGAGGCGCCGCAGAGTCTGCCCGTACGAGCGGATCGTCTCGGCGTCCAGGTCGTCGCGTCCCAGGAAACTCCGAGCGGCCCGCCCGAGGGTGACGCCCTGCGCGCCGGGCACCGCGATCCCGTCCGCCCGGCGGCGCAGAAAGGCGCGTTCGGCGACGTTCCTGGTGAGAGACGCGGCCCGCTCGAACTCCCGCCGCGCCTCTTCGTGCCGGCCCAACCGGACCAGGAGATCGCCCCGGACCCCCGGCAGAAGGTGGTAATCCTGCAACGCGGGGTCGCCGGTCAAGGAGTCGACCAGGGCGAGCCCCGCCTGCGGCCCATGCGCCATCCCGAGCGCCACCGCCCGGTTGAGCTGCACGATCGGCGTCGGCAGCAGCCGGGCCAGCGCCTCGTACAGGGCCGCGATCTGTGGCCAGTCGGTGGCCTCGGGGGTCCGTGCCTGCGCGTGGCACACGGCGATCGCCGCCTGCAGCACGTACAGGCCGGGTGTGCCGCCGATCTCCCGTGCTCGCAGCATCGCGATGAAACCACGGCGGATGAGGAGCTGATCCCAGCGCCCCCGGTTCTGCTCGTGCAGCTGGACGGGTTCGCCCGAGGGCCCGATCCTCGCGGCGGAGCGGGACGCCTGGATCTCCATCAGCGCGACCAGCCCGTGCACCTCGGCCTCGTACGGCACCAGCTCGGCCAGCAGCCGGCCCAGCCGCAGTGCCTCGAGGCAGAGCCCCGGCCTCATCAGATCGTCCCCGGACGTCGCCGAATACCCCTCGTTGAAGATCAGGTAGATGACCTCGATCACCGACGACAGGCGCTCGGCCAGCTCCGAGCCGTCCGGCAGCTCGAACGGCACCCGCTCCTCGGCCAGCGTCCGCTTCGCCCCGGCGATGCGCTGGGCGATCCTCGGCTCGTTGACGAGGAACGCCCGGGCGATCTCCTCGGCCGTCAGACCGCCGAGGAGCCGAAGCGTCAGCGCGACCCGCGCCTCGGTCGGCAGCACCGGATGGCAGGAGATGAACATCAGCCGCAGGATGTCGTCCTGCTCGGGATCCTGCGGCTGTTCCAGCTCGTGGGCGAGCTGCTCGTGCTTGCGCTCAAGACGCCGGGAGCGCCGGAGGTGATCGATGGCGCGGCGCTTGGCGACGGCCATCAGCCAGGCGCCGGGGTTGCCGGGGACACCCGACTCGGGCCACTGTTCGAGCGCGGAGACGAGCGCGTCCTGAGCCAGCTCCTCGGCGAGGCCGACGTCGTGCACCATCCGCGTGAGCCCAGCGATGATCTTTGCCGACTCGAGTTTCCAGAGCGCGTCGATGGTGCGATGGACGTTCGTCACCGCCTGATGACAGCACCGTCCCGGCTCGCCCGCAAGCCGGGACGGTGCCGTGGGCGGCTCAGGGGCCGAAGACCTGCTGCATGATGCTCTCGCCGTCACCGACGATCCTGCGGAAGCGCCGGGCCAGCTCGATCGCCTCCTCCTTGGAACGGACCTCGATCAGCGCGAAGCCGACCACGGCCTCCTTGGCCTCGGCGAACGGCCCGTCGGTCATCGTGATCGTGTCGCCGGAGGATGTGATGCGGACACCGCCCGGCTCAAGGCCACCGGTGGCCAGTAGTGCACCCGCCGCGGTCAGCTCCTCGACGAACTTGGCCATCTCGACGTACAGCTTCTCGTCGGGGGCGGTGTCGGAGGCCTTGGACATCATCAGGTAGCGCATGAATTCTCTCCTTCGGTTTTGTTGCTCTGCCTACGCGTCGAACAACCCAATGTGACAGGGAACGCGATCATTCCCTGTCACATCACCGGATCGACGTGTGAGCGAGAACCGAAGAAGACGAACCTCAGAAAGGCCTCGGCCATGACCGCCGTCCAGCTTCCCGCCGCCACCACCCCCGCCTCGGCCCCCACCACCCGCTTGCTGCTCACCTGCGCGGTCGTCTCGGCGCCCCTGTGGGCGGTCGTCTCCCTGGCCCAGGCCGCCACCCGTGAGGGCTTCGACCTGATCCGCCATCCGCTGAGCGTGCTGAGCAGCGGCTCCCTCGGCTGGCTGCAGATCACCAACTTCCTGGTCGCCGGCGTCCTGACCGTCGCCGGGGCGACCGGCCTGCGCCGGGCCATGCACGGTTCCCCCGGAGGCACGTGGGCGCCCCGGCTGGTCCTGGTCAACGGCATCGGCATGATCGCCGCGGGGGTCTTCGTCATGGACCCGGCCGACGGCTTCCCCGTCGGCACCCCCTCCGGGATGCCCGAGACGCTCACCTGGCACTCCTACGGCCACATGGCCTCCGGCTCGATCGCCTTCATCGCCCTGATCGCCGCCTGCTACGTCCTGGGCCGCCACTTCAGTCGCGCCGGGAACCGCGGTCATGCCGTCGCCTCCCGCGTCGCCGGCACCGCCCTTCTGCTCGGCAACGGCTGGTCGATGACCGGCGGCAAGGCCGGATCCCTGACCTTGGCCGTCGGCGCCATCACCGCGATGCTCTGGATCTCCGTGGTCGCCGTCCGATACCGTCGCGGCCTCTGAACCTCCCTCCGGGAAGCGAGAGGAACCGGCTCCGCATCGAGCACGACCGGTGAGACGGAGGGCCGGGATCAGAAGCTGCAGCGCTGGGGGGCGTCGAAGTGAGGCGGCGGGCCGGTGAGCGCCGACCGCACCGACCGCTCCAGGACGGACAGATCCGGGCCGCGCAGGCGCAGGGGCGCCACCAGGCCGGCCTCCGTGTTGCTGATGAAACGCGGCGGACCCCCGTGCTTGTATCCACGGCTGTGGAACAGGAAGGGGTGCGCGAGGACCACGTCGCCCGCCTCCCCGGTCAGTTCGTGGAAGTTGCCGATGGGCTCGGCCAGGACCTCTTCGAACAGCTCCAGGTGGGTGAGCCCGCCGGGATGCTCACCGAGCACCTGTGCCGTGCGCCGATGGGACCCCTCCGACACGAGGGTCCCGCCGCCCCGGGGTGCGACGTCGGAGAAGAGCCCGATCAGCAGCAGGCCCTGGTGCTGGGCATCGATCGTGTGCCGGAACCAGTTGCCGTCGATGTGCCACCCCGAAGGGGGAACGGCGTACGGGAGCCGGGCACCGTAGGAGAAGTTGACCGGCCAGAAGCCCCACCCGCGGATGCCTCGCCAGCGCCCCTCGCCGATGAGCTCCTCGACGGCGGCCACGAGCCTGTCCGTGAAGCAGTCGAGCACCTCGGGGACGGCGAGCCGTTCCTCGATGTCGTAGACCTCCGGCCAGGTGGCGGGGTCGTCCTCACGGATACCGGCCTTCTCCTCCATCCGCCGCCACACGCGGGCTCGCGCGGCCGAGGCCCGCCAGGCGTCGAAGGCTCCGGGCAGGACGCAGAAGCCGCGCTCGACGAAGGCGTCCAGATCCGCTTTCCGCAGGACACTCACCAGTAGAGGCTCCAGCGTCCCGAGCACCACACCCCGTGGCCCTGCAGGGTCAGGCGCTCGTCGTCGGGCTCCACCCGGGCGCATGGCGCCACCTGGTGAAGGATGTGCCCGGAGTGCATGACGAGGCGGCCCGCCGTGTAGGCCACGTACTGGCGGGGGTGGAAGCGCTGCAGGTCGGACGCCCCGTCTATCCATCCCCTGTCCAGCGCCTCCCGGAACTCCTCGTAGGTGGCCTCCCAGACGTTCAGCCCGCCGCCGGCTTCCGGCAGGCGCAGGGGAAGCGTGAACGAGATCAGCCTCGACAGATCGGTGCCCGGCGGCCACTCCATCTCGCGGTACTGCATGTCGAAGTGGATCGGCGCCTTGGGCTTGGTGAACACCGCGGGCGCCAGCCACACGTGGAACCCGGGAAGAGCCAGGTTCTCCGGATAGTGCACGGGCTCCTTGAGGTGCTCTTCGAGCATCCCGGCCAGCCGTTCGTACAGCCAGCCGAACCGCTCCCACAGGACGGGCCGGTCGGCCCGCGCGTGGGCGTAGTAGCCGCCGCCTTCGGGATTCTCCGCGAGGTCCAGGTAGCTGGGCGATCCCAGGGTGAAGAACGAGGCCGGTTCGAGCCCCCGGGGCATCCAGCTCGAACGCAGCGCGTACACGTCCTGCCTGACCCGCGCGCTCTGTTCCTCGTCCAGCACGTCCAGAGAGGTGATCATGATTTCTCTCCCGTCAGAAGGCCGACCAGTGATTCGCTGATGGCGCCGCCCGCCCTGCGGTCGTACCAGTCGTAACCCGGCATGGGATTGACCTCCAGGCACCAGTGG
It includes:
- a CDS encoding DUF998 domain-containing protein codes for the protein MTAVQLPAATTPASAPTTRLLLTCAVVSAPLWAVVSLAQAATREGFDLIRHPLSVLSSGSLGWLQITNFLVAGVLTVAGATGLRRAMHGSPGGTWAPRLVLVNGIGMIAAGVFVMDPADGFPVGTPSGMPETLTWHSYGHMASGSIAFIALIAACYVLGRHFSRAGNRGHAVASRVAGTALLLGNGWSMTGGKAGSLTLAVGAITAMLWISVVAVRYRRGL